A region from the Medicago truncatula cultivar Jemalong A17 chromosome 6, MtrunA17r5.0-ANR, whole genome shotgun sequence genome encodes:
- the LOC120576006 gene encoding UDP-xylose transporter 1: protein MGEIGKIQLGVIGALFLSVASSVSIVICNKALMSKLGFPFATTLTSWHLMVTFCTLHVAQRLNLFVTKSIDMKTIMLFGFLNGVSIGFLNLSLGFNSVGFYQMTKLAIIPFTLMLETIFLKKQFSQKIKFSLFLLLVGVGVASITDLQLNFVGTIISLLAIITTCVSQILTNTIQKKLNVSSTQLLYHSAPFQAAILFVSGPIVDQLLTNQSVFAYKYSSTVLAFIILSCLIAVSVNFSTFLVIGKTSPVTYQVLGHLKTCLVIGFGYTLLHDPFNGRNIIGILIAIFGMVLYSYFCLEENKKKQLLGDLSLASQDKDKDSSPLLVGRNMDNQEEENHEAKIFSKDSTN from the exons ATGGGAGAGATTGGGAAGATCCAATTGGGTGTTATTGGTGCATTGTTTCTCTCAGTAGCTTCTTCTGTCTCCATTGTCATCTGCAACAAAGCCTTGATGAGCAAGCTTGGCTTCCCTTTTG CTACAACGCTTACAAGTTGGCATTTGATGGTCACATTTTGTACACTTCATGTGGCTCAACGTCTAAACTTGTTCGTGACCAAATCAATTGACATGAAAACAATCATgctttttggatttttaaatgGTGTTTCCATTGGATTTCTCAACTTGAGTCTTGGATTCAACTCTGTTGGCTTTTATCAG ATGACAAAACTTGCGATCATACCATTCACACTAATGTTAGAAACCATTTTCCTAAAGAAACAATTCAG ccagaaaataaaattctctCTATTCCTATTACTTGTTGGAGTTGGTGTTGCCTCTATCACTGATCTTCAACTCAATTTTGTGGGAACCATTATTTCCCTTCTAGCAATCATAACAACATGTGTTAGCCAAATT CTAACCAACACAATACAAAAGAAGCTTAATGTTTCTTCCACACAGTTGCTCTACCATTCTGCTCCATTCCAAGCAGCAATTCTTTTTGTTTCTGGCCCTATTGTGGATCAATTGCTCACCAACCAAAGTGTGTTTGCCTACAAATATTCTTCTACAGTCTTG gCATTCATCATCCTATCATGCTTGATTGCTGTTTCTGTGAACTTCAGCACGTTTCTAGTTATTGGCAAAACATCACCTGTAACTTATCAAGTACTAGGCCACCTCAAAACATGCCTTGTTATAGGCTTTGGCTACACATTGCTCCATGACCCCTTCAATGGAAGGAACATTATTGGAATATTGATTGCTATTTTTGGAATGGTTTTGTACTCTTATTTCTGCTTAGAGgagaataaaaagaaacaattattaGGTGATCTTTCATTGGCCTCTCAG GATAAAGACAAAGATAGCTCACCCCTTTTGGTTGGAAGAAACATGGATAATCAAGAAGAGGAAAATCACGAGGCTAAAATTTTTAGCAAGGATTCTACTAATTAA
- the LOC120576007 gene encoding histone-lysine N-methyltransferase family member SUVH9: MNFQDPNPSISRTIVPVSNELQNYDSNTLAGKASKSKQKLRGQKKELVHTEMDADHSPYREMVRRTRILFDSIRVSGLLEEENNRKNKKNLKASSLINQTEEVNNSRVRNDLIASTLMNDHGMYLFPDVKIIGTVPGVSIGDIFLYRSEMCVIGLHGQPQAGIDYLHASMSSNGQPIATSVVVSDGYNDDDQGDSIIYSGHGDMKQDQKLERGNLAMVRSMQYEIDVRVIRGFRYEGGTSTTSSKVFVYDGLYKIIEYWFEKGISGFGVYKFMLSRVQGQPKMGSMILKEASMLMRGHLCDNHMYVLSDDISNGKENIGVRLYNDIDSDLYPMQFEYLPKAAFPMFLLPHSMTTRKKMRVIECSECVDGCVSSIMNGNTTPYSKSGILLKGRSLIYECGPFCSCPSHCRNRVTQKGIKYRLEVFRSNETSWGVRSLDPILAGTFICEFTGLVLTREQAEILTMDGEHNSFIIYPNRFLNRSTQEWGDLSMIDANHVHPAYPTLDFALDVSMMRNVASYISHSPTPNVFVQLVLFDHGNWMFPHLMVFAMENIPPMRELSLDHGVEAG, encoded by the coding sequence ATGAATTTTCAAGATCCAAACCCTTCCATATCGCGCACCATCGTTCCAGTTTCTAACGAGTTACAAAATTACGACAGCAACACTCTGGCGGGAAAAGCTTCAAAATCTAAGCAGAAGCTTAGAGGGCAGAAAAAGGAGCTTGTTCACACTGAGATGGATGCGGATCACAGTCCGTATCGTGAGATGGTCCGGAGAACAAGAATTTTGTTTGATTCGATTCGTGTGTCAGGTTTGCTAGAAGAAGAGAATAATCGTAAGaacaaaaagaatttgaaagCTTCTTCTTTGATAAACCAGACAGAAGAAGTGAATAATAGTAGGGTCCGAAATGACTTGATTGCTTCTACTCTGATGAACGATCATGGTATGTATTTGTTTCCTGATGTGAAAATTATTGGTACAGTTCCTGGTGTTTCTATTGGTGATATTTTTCTCTATAGAAGCGAAATGTGTGTGATTGGCTTACACGGTCAACCACAAGCTGGGATTGATTATTTACATGCTAGTATGAGTTCTAATGGCCAACCCATTGCTACTAGTGTGGTTGTGTCTGATGGATATAATGATGATGATCAAGGAGACTCTATTATCTACTCTGGCCATGGTGATATGAAGCAGGATCAGAAGTTGGAACGAGGCAACCTTGCTATGGTGAGAAGTATGCAATATGAGATTGATGTCAGGGTTATTCGAGGTTTTCGGTATGAAGGTGGTACTTCTACTACTAGTAGTAAGGTTTTTGTTTATGATGGCTTGTATAAGATAATTGAATATTGGTTTGAAAAAGGTATATCTGGGTTTGGTGTTTATAAGTTTATGTTATCAAGGGTTCAAGGCCAACCTAAGATGGGTAGTATGATCCTTAAGGAAGCCAGTATGCTTATGAGAGGCCATTTATGTGATAATCATATGTATGTCCTTTCTGATGATATTTCCAATGGGAAGGAGAATATTGGTGTGAGGCTATATAATGACATTGATAGTGATCTCTATCCTATGCAGTTTGAGTATCTCCCGAAGGCGGCATTTCCAATGTTCTTGCTTCCTCATAGTATGACGACAAGGAAAAAGATGAGGGTGATAGAGTGTTCTGAATGCGTTGATGGATGTGTTTCTTCAATCATGAATGGCAACACTACCCCTTATAGTAAAAGTGGGATTCTTTTGAAAGGGAGGTCATTGATTTATGAATGTGGTCCTTTTTGTAGCTGTCCATCGCATTGCAGAAACCGTGTGACACAAAAAGGTATTAAATACAGGTTGGAAGTGTTTAGATCTAATGAAACTAGTTGGGGAGTTAGGTCTTTGGACCCTATTCTAGCTGGAACTTTTATATGTGAGTTCACCGGACTTGTTTTGACTAGGGAGCAAGCGGAAATTTTGACCATGGATGGTGAACATAACTCTTTTATTATATATCCAAATCGATTTTTGAATAGGTCTACTCAAGAATGGGGAGATTTGTCGATGATTGATGCTAATCATGTGCATCCAGCATATCCTACTTTAGATTTTGCATTGGATGTATCAATGATGAGGAATGTTGCCAGCTATATTAGTCATAGCCCAACTCCAAATGTGTTTGTTCAATTAGTTCTCTTTGATCATGGTAATTGGATGTTTCCCCATCTTATGGTATTTGCAATGGAAAACATCCCTCCAATGAGAGAGCTTAGTCTTGATCATGGGGTAGAAGCTGGGTAG